The DNA sequence GCCACACTTTATCCAGATCTGCACCCAGTACCGGTGAAGTAACTGAACGTTCACGTGCACGCATCCAGTTTACGTTACCACGGACGGTGTTAATTTCACCGTTGTGCGCGATCATGCGGAATGGATGTGCCAGATCCCAGGTTGGGAATGTGTTGGTGGAGAAACGCTGGTGCACCATTGCCAGTGCAGATACACAGCGTGGATCGGCCAGGTCGTTGTAATAAACGCCAACCTGATCGGCCAGCAACAGACCTTTATAGTTCACTGTACGTGCAGAGAATGACGGCACGTAGAATTCGTTACAGTGTTTGAGTTTCAGAGCACGAATGGCATGAGATGCGCGTTTGCGAATGATGTACAGTTTACGTTCCAGCGCATCGGTCACCAGTACATCCGGGCCGCGGGCAACGAAAATCTGACGGATAACCGGTTCTTTCGCTCTTACTGCCGGAGACATTGGCATATCACGGTTCACCGGCACATCGCGCCAGCCCAGAACGATCTGACCTTCACCGCGTACCGCACGTTCGATCTCTTCCTGGCACGCCAGACGAGATGCCGCTTCCTGCGGCAGGAACACCATACCAACACCGTATTCGCCAGTAACCGGCAGGGCAATACCTTGCTTGGCCAGCTCTTCGCGATACAGTTGATCAGGAATTTGGATCAGAATACCAGCGCCATCACCTTGCAGCGGATCTGCACCTACTGCGCCACGGTGATCGAGGTTCTTCAGGATCAACAAACCCTGTTCGACAATGCTATGACTTTTTTGACCCTTCATGTGGGCCACAAATCCGACACCGCACGCATCATGTTCGTTTACGGGGTCATACATCCCTTGTCGTTGGGGCACCGCCGGTTCCATCACGTTATTAATCCTCTCTGTAGATACGCGTCCATCCGCAGTCGTTAAAAAAAGCTGGCTTAGGGGGCCAGCTTTATCGTTTTAACTCTGAGGGCTCGTAACCGAAAAATATACTGTGATTTCCGCCCCAATTCAAGGCAATAGAATTAGGGCTCACATGGTTCTTTTTTGTGTAAAATCACTTATTAATCATGAATATAAAAACAATCACCAAAATGGGGCAAAAGATTTTTATATTGCACGAACGGATTGCATTTCATTGTGAGTATAGATGACTTTATGCATTCTTATGGATAAATATGCTTAACATTTGTCTCATTTCAGAGTTTGCATCTGTTGAGTGCGAAAATGCATAAATATTCACCTGTTTTGTGCCTTTATAATGATGTAATTAACTTGTAACAAAAATAGCGTCTGACTATTAAGAATAGGAATCATTGATCACGCGTAATAACTATTCAATATATAATGTTATTCGCTTCTGCATCGCAGGCGGTACTTTATATAATAAAAGCTGTTTCTGAAGGAAAAGGATGTTGATTCCGTATGTCGCGCCGACTTCCACCGCTGAATGCGCTGAAAGCATTTGAAGCAGCTGCCCGTCATCTGAGCTTTACCAGAGCGGCCGAAGAACTATTCGTCACGCAGGCGGCTATCAGCCACCAAATCAAAACGCTGGAGGAGTTTCTCGGTCTGAAACTGTTCCTGCGCCGTAACCGCAGTTTATTGCTGACAGAAGAAGGCCAGGGATATTATCAGGATATCCGGTCGATATTCAGTGCGGTATGTGAAGCCACAGAACGTCTGATTGCCCGGAGTGCCAAAGGGACGCTGACCGTGACTATGCAGCCGAGTTTTGCCATTCAGTGGCTGGTGCCACGGCTGATGCTGTTCAGTCAGTTGCATCCGGAAATTGATGTGCGGATCAAAGCGGTCGATCAGGATGATGGTACGCTGGTTGATGATGTGGATATCGCCATTTATTACGGTGATGGTCACTGGCCGGAACTGCAACTTTATAAACTCCATTCGGAATACCGCATCCCGGTTTGTGCGCCATCCTTATTACAGGGCAAAACACTGCAGGTACCGGAAGATCTGGCCGGGTTTACGCTGCTGCATGATGGTTCCCGCCGTGACTGGGGCCGCTGGCTACATGATACCGGTGTGTCTATTCCTAATGCCGGCCAGGGACCGATCTTTAGTCATTCGGCCATGGTGCTGCAGGCTGCGGTTCTGGGGCAGGGGGTGGCACTCGGACACAGTCTGCTGGCGCGTCCGGAGATCCGTGCCGGACGCCTGATCTGTCCGCTGCCGCAAACACTGGTCAGTCATAATGCCTATTATCTGGTGATGGCACCAGGGCATGATACGTTGGGTAAAGTAGCGGCATTTCGGGATTGGATCGTGGCATTGGTGCAGCAGGAAGAAGCTGAGTTTGATTCAGCGCTATGATTGCTCGTTAAAAAAGCAGCATCTTTGTCTGCTTCAGTGTATGGTGTCGCACTTTTCAAGGTGAGTGAGGGGAGAAGCATAAATGAACCACCTGATGTTCTATTGTCGTCCGGGATTTGAAAAAGATATGGCCGCGGAGATCCAGGATAAGGCAGTGGCACTGGAGTGTTTCGGCTTTTCCCGTGTCGCTGACAATTGCGGTTTTGTGTTGTTCGAGTGTTATGGCGAGCAGGATGCGGAGCGACTGGCACGTCGTCTGCCATTCCGTGAACTGATTTTTGCCCGCCAGATGCTGGTGGTGATCGAGCAATTAAATGGTTTGGATCTGAAAGACCGCATCACACCCATCGTTGAAGCCGTGCAAAAAATGCCGCAATTCGGTGAACTGCGTGTTGAAACAGCCGACACCAATGAAGCGAAAGAGCTTTCTACGTTCTGTCGCAAATTCAGTGTGCCACTGCGTCAGGCGCTGCGTGCTGCCGGTAAGTTAACGCCGGATGTAGATCCGCGTCGCCCGGTGCTGCATCTGTTTTTCCTGAAGAATGATTCAGTCTGGATCGGTTATTCCTATCCGAATAACAATTCGCCTTTCCATATGGGTATTCCACGTCTGCGTTTCCCGTCCGATGCGCCAAGTCGTTCGACGCTGAAACTGGAAGAGGCGTTTTATATGTTTATTCCGCCTGAAGATGATGAGATTCGCTTGTGCTCTGGCTTAACGGCGGTCGATCTCGGTGCAAGCCCGGGCGGCTGGACTTATCAGCTGGTACGTCGTGGCATGATGGTGTCAGCGATTGATAACGGTCCGATGGCAGAATCACTGATGGAAAGCGGTCAGGTGAAACACATCATGGCAGATGGTTTTACTTATCGTCCGACCAAGAAAAATCCGTACTGGCTGGTATGCGACATGGTAGAAAAACCGGCGCGTATTACGCATCTGATTGCGCAGTGGTTCCGTGAAGGCTGCTGTCAGGAAGCGATTTTCAACCTGAAGCTGCCGATGAAAAAGCGCTATGCAGAAGTAGAACACAATCTGGCAGTACTGAAAGAATGGCTGGCAGAGATCGATGGCGAGTATGTGATTCAGGCAAAACAGTTGTACCACGATCGTGAAGAGATCACCGTGCATGTTTATGACGAACGCAAATTAGCACGCCGTCGTTCCGGTGCGTTTAACTAATCGCACTGCAGGCAGATAAAATGAAGGGCGCATAATTTGCGCCCTTCCTGATCCTGGCCGTAATCATTACGCCGGTGGCGTGTAGCGTAAATCCTTCAGATTAAATCCGAGCGGAATATCATCTTTCAGACGCACTAACTCCTGTGCCAGCAGACAGACCTCACGGTGTTGCTGTACCAACTGCAGTTTTTTGTTATCTGTGGCATCCGCATCCAGTAACTGCGTTAATGTGCCGTATTCCGATAACAGCTGTTGTGCCGTTTTTTCCCCGATCCCCGGAACACCTTTGATGTTCATGCCACTGATGCCGGTCAGTGCCCAGAAATCCACTAATTGTGAGGGTTGCAGGCCGTACTGTTGCTGCACGAAAGCATGATCCAGCCAGCGTTTATTAAAGTAATCGCGGATCTGCAGACCGCTGTCCAGCAACTGACAAAAGCCTTTATCGGTGGAGATCAGCGTGACCTGATGATCGTTCGCGACCAGTGGTTTGACCAAGGTGGCAATCAGATCATCGGCTTCATCCGTTTCCGATACCAGCGAGTCAATGCCCAGCCGGAGCAGCGAATCCTGTAACTGGCCAAGGCCTTGTCGCAGTGCGTCGGGCATTGCCGTCCGGCCTTCCTTATAGGCAGCATATTTGGCTTTACGCCAGCCGGGGGCTTCGCTGTCAAAGACTGCAATCACGTGGCTGGGCGTCGCTTCCTGCAGGATGGTATTGACGGCCCGCTGCATGGTGATGTCGGTAGCGGCCAGTTGCGCCGCTACATCATCAGGATGCTGTTTACTTTGTACGGAGTGGATGCGCCGGATCAGATTCAGCGCATCCAGTATCAGCAGGTGAGCCATAGACTAAAGTTGAATCTCGTAGCAGGGAACATAAGTGCTGCCCGGTAATTTCATCCGGTGCTGGGATACAAAATCCTGCAGTAGCTGATCTATCAGCGACATCAGTTTTTTATCCCCGGATAATTTGAACGGCCCGTGTTGTTCGATGGCTTTGATGCCTTTGTCTTTCACATTACCGGCGACAATGCCCGAGAAGGCTTTACGCAAGTTACACGCCAGTTGCTCGGCGGGTTGTTCCAGGTGCAGATTGAGCTGGGCCATGTTTTCATGCGTTGGCTCAAACGGTAACTGGAAGTCCGGTTCAATGTGCAGTGCCCAGTTGAAAGAGTAGGCATCCCCAATTGCTTTGCGGAAATCACGGACGTGTTCCATTGATGCTTTCATGGACTGACCCACGGCTTCAGCATCACCGATGATAATTTCATAGTGACGGGCGGCTGCGTCACCCAGTGTCGCTCTGACAAAGGCATCTAATGAACGGAAATAAGGTTCACTGCATTTCGGCCCGCTCAGTACCAGCGGTAACGGGTGATGCTGGTTGGCCGGATTCATCAGAATGCCCAGGATGTACAGCAACTCTTCTGCCGTACCAACCCCACCGGGGAAGATGATGATGCCGTGACCGAGGCGAACGAACGCTTCCAGTCGTTTTTCAATATCCGGCAGAATGACCAGCTCAGTCACAATCGGATTGGGCGGCTCGGCGGCGATAATTGACGGCTCAGACAAACCGACATAACGGTGGTTTGCGTAACGCTGGTTGGCATGCCCGACAGCGGCGCCTTTCATCGGGCCTTCCATTGCACCCGGCCCGCAGCCAGTACAGATGTTCAGTTCCCGCACACCCAGGTGATAGCCGACTTCGCGGGCATAATGATATTCGTCATCATTGATGGAGTGTCCGCCCCAGCAAACCACCATATTCGGTATTTCACCGGTTCGTACGGTACGGGCGTTACGCAGAATGGAAAAGACAAGATTGGTGATATGGTTGGAGCTGGTCAGATTGAGACCGATTTCAGCTTCGAGTCTGCTGACATATAAAACATCGCGTAGTACCGCGAACAGGTGCTCCT is a window from the Tolumonas auensis DSM 9187 genome containing:
- a CDS encoding transcriptional regulator GcvA, which gives rise to MSRRLPPLNALKAFEAAARHLSFTRAAEELFVTQAAISHQIKTLEEFLGLKLFLRRNRSLLLTEEGQGYYQDIRSIFSAVCEATERLIARSAKGTLTVTMQPSFAIQWLVPRLMLFSQLHPEIDVRIKAVDQDDGTLVDDVDIAIYYGDGHWPELQLYKLHSEYRIPVCAPSLLQGKTLQVPEDLAGFTLLHDGSRRDWGRWLHDTGVSIPNAGQGPIFSHSAMVLQAAVLGQGVALGHSLLARPEIRAGRLICPLPQTLVSHNAYYLVMAPGHDTLGKVAAFRDWIVALVQQEEAEFDSAL
- the rlmM gene encoding 23S rRNA (cytidine(2498)-2'-O)-methyltransferase RlmM — encoded protein: MNHLMFYCRPGFEKDMAAEIQDKAVALECFGFSRVADNCGFVLFECYGEQDAERLARRLPFRELIFARQMLVVIEQLNGLDLKDRITPIVEAVQKMPQFGELRVETADTNEAKELSTFCRKFSVPLRQALRAAGKLTPDVDPRRPVLHLFFLKNDSVWIGYSYPNNNSPFHMGIPRLRFPSDAPSRSTLKLEEAFYMFIPPEDDEIRLCSGLTAVDLGASPGGWTYQLVRRGMMVSAIDNGPMAESLMESGQVKHIMADGFTYRPTKKNPYWLVCDMVEKPARITHLIAQWFREGCCQEAIFNLKLPMKKRYAEVEHNLAVLKEWLAEIDGEYVIQAKQLYHDREEITVHVYDERKLARRRSGAFN
- the xni gene encoding flap endonuclease Xni, with translation MAHLLILDALNLIRRIHSVQSKQHPDDVAAQLAATDITMQRAVNTILQEATPSHVIAVFDSEAPGWRKAKYAAYKEGRTAMPDALRQGLGQLQDSLLRLGIDSLVSETDEADDLIATLVKPLVANDHQVTLISTDKGFCQLLDSGLQIRDYFNKRWLDHAFVQQQYGLQPSQLVDFWALTGISGMNIKGVPGIGEKTAQQLLSEYGTLTQLLDADATDNKKLQLVQQHREVCLLAQELVRLKDDIPLGFNLKDLRYTPPA
- the ppnN gene encoding nucleotide 5'-monophosphate nucleosidase PpnN: MITYVNPVGSMELLSQLEVDSLQQAAAGEIYQLYRNCSLAVLNSGSKTDSSKEILEKYQNFAVNIISRERGVKLELFNAPASAFVDGEIIRGLQEHLFAVLRDVLYVSRLEAEIGLNLTSSNHITNLVFSILRNARTVRTGEIPNMVVCWGGHSINDDEYHYAREVGYHLGVRELNICTGCGPGAMEGPMKGAAVGHANQRYANHRYVGLSEPSIIAAEPPNPIVTELVILPDIEKRLEAFVRLGHGIIIFPGGVGTAEELLYILGILMNPANQHHPLPLVLSGPKCSEPYFRSLDAFVRATLGDAAARHYEIIIGDAEAVGQSMKASMEHVRDFRKAIGDAYSFNWALHIEPDFQLPFEPTHENMAQLNLHLEQPAEQLACNLRKAFSGIVAGNVKDKGIKAIEQHGPFKLSGDKKLMSLIDQLLQDFVSQHRMKLPGSTYVPCYEIQL